In the genome of Streptomyces sp. SAI-127, the window CGACCTCCCTCGGAACGCGGGTGGCCGGCCGGTCGGCGCGCCCTTGCTGATCACCGGTGAAGCCTCGGGTGGTGTACCCCTCGACCAGAAGCACCGAGAGGAGAAGCATCAGCAGGGCCAGCGGAACGACGATGCGGAAGCGGTGCCGGGACAGCCGGGGCGCTCGGCTGCGCCCCGCACCGGGCCGAAGCGATGGGCGGTCGGCCGACCGGTGACGGCTGGCCCGCATCAGGGGGCCTGGGCCGCCGGTACGCCGGAGGGCGGGACGCTGCTGGAGCCCTCAGGCGGCCCCTCGGACGGCGCTTGGGGGGTGGCCGCCGACGGTGTGGGCAGCGGCGTTTCCGGCGCGGGCTGGGGCAGCGGCGCAGCGGGCGGGGTGCCGGTGTCCGGAGCCGGTACTGGCGAAGGAGCATCGGGAGCCGGGGACGGGTCCGGTGGTGGCACAGGTGATTCCGGCGCTTCCGATGCGTCTGGGGCCTGCGGCGCATCTGGGACACGTGGTCCCTGGGGAGCTGCTGGTCCCGCCGTAGCGGGGGGCACCGGTGCACTGATGAACGGCGACGTCCCGGGCACAGGCGGGGGGAGAACACCGGGCGGGCCGCCGGTCACCGTGGTGAACCCCGGGACCAGCAGCGCGCTGGGACCCATCGCAAAGCCCGAGTCGCCGGCCATCCGGCCCCCCACTCCCGGCGCGCCGCCGGACAGCGGCGGCATCTGGCCAAGGGCTCCCGGTCCCGGCACGGCAGGCGCGGCAGGCCCACCGGAGACGCCGGAGACGCCGGGGACTGGCAAAAGGACCCCGGGCGCGAACGGCGTCGCTCCCAGCAGGCTCAGCCCCAGCACAACCACATAAGTGGAAGCCAAAGCGGCCAACCCGTATCCGGTGCGCCGAAACAACCGTGCGCGATGACCGCTGGAATCGACGAACACCGGCCTGTCCGCGGTAGCCACCGCACTTCGCATATGCTGTGATATACGGGCATTAAGGGCCATAAGAGTCAGCGTACGTCGCCGCTGGGCGTGACCCGCAAGAGAGCGTGTCTACAACCCTTCCACCGCACCCACCGGCAAGAAGCCGACGACGCGCGAGCACCACCCCCACGACGTGCTGGCAGGGCTCCTGGTGGGCGCTCTGGCTGCTCTGCTCGCTATGCCGGCACTGCGCAAGCGTGCGGAGGCCACAGCGCTGTGGCTCACGGCCACCCGCCGGCGGCCGCTGCTAGTGGTGTCATGAAGCGCGGCGAGATCGCCGAACTTCGATCGCCTGGGCGCGCGGCCGATGCGCGACATCACCGCCACACGCTTGCGCCGACTCGAGGAGCGCGACATTCCGAGCCGCTCGACGCGGACCGCCGGCCCCGACGGGCTGCGTGCCCGCGAGCGGGAAGTGCTCACCCTGCTTGGCGATGGACTGCGCAACTCCGAGATCGCGCAGGTGCTGTGCCTGTCCACCCGGACCGTCGAACACCACGTCGCGGCGGTGCTGCGAAAGCTTGACCAACCGGGCGGAACCGGCTCGGTACGCCCGACGAAACGGCGTAGCCGGCCAGTGAACCGCGGCGCTGGTCGAGATGGTCCGTTCCGGGGACCAACTCAGCCCTGGCGTCAGACGGTGCCGACTGGAGCGCCGACGATGACATGCGAGGCGAGGACCGCTGACCCCGTCGTCTCGGCGACGTACGTCGAGAGGGCGAGGAGAGTCCCACAGTCGGCGACGGCTCACTCGCACCTCCCAGAGCGCGCCCACCGCCACTCCCCCAGCGGCTGCGCCATGGTCACCGGAGCAGGCTGAGCACGCGACGCGCAGGGACGCGCAGGGACGCGCCGACGCAGCGCAGCCTGAGCACGGCGTGCCGGGCGGCCTGTCCTGTTTCGTACGGCACGGGCTCTCACCCCGGTGGCACGCACGGTGTCAGTCGGCCCAGCCCAGAGGCAGGGCTGCCTGCCCAGGGTGCCCCGGAAGTTGGCGCGGAGCGCCGGCGTCCTGTGGTGGTCGACGACCGGCCGCCGGTGGCGCCTGACGTTCCACCCGTCTCCTCCGGGACACCCGTTTCCGGGACGCCCGCGCAGTCGGCACATACCAGCAGCCTCGTGAGTCGCCGGGTACATGGATGCGCATCGCGCCCCGTGTGGCGCATCGTCAGTCCGCCCTCGCCGGATGCGTAAGGTTGACTCCGTTCCCCGGGTCGAAAACGTGGGCCTTGGCCACGTCGACCTGCAGCTCCACGGGTTCCCCCTCCCGGGCACGCGTGGCGGCGTCCAGGCGGGCCACGAGGTGACTGGCGTCGGCGCCGGTGTCGCGCATGCCCGAGTCCGTTGCCAGCTCCTCCAGCTCGGCGCTCGTCGCGGGACCGCCCTCCGCGGTGAAGTAGACGTACACGTCGGAGCCCAGCGACTCCAGTACCTCCACGGTGGTGGTGAAGACCGGGCCCGTTCGGTCACGGTCGTGCGTCAGGGCCACGTCCTCGAATGCCTCCGGCCGAAGCCCGAGGATGACCTCGCGGGGGGCGTTCTGCCGTTCCAGCGCCTGTCTCGTGCGGTCGTCGAGGGGAAGGTCACCCACGGGCGAGCGCAGGACATCGTCCTCCAGGGTGGCATTCAGGAAGTTCATCGCCGGGGAGCCGATGAAGCCCGCGACGAAGATGTTGCGCGGGCGGTCGTACAACTCGGCGGGTGTGCCGATCTGCTGGACCAGGCCCTGCCTCATGACCACGACCCGGTCGC includes:
- a CDS encoding helix-turn-helix transcriptional regulator, whose amino-acid sequence is MRDITATRLRRLEERDIPSRSTRTAGPDGLRAREREVLTLLGDGLRNSEIAQVLCLSTRTVEHHVAAVLRKLDQPGGTGSVRPTKRRSRPVNRGAGRDGPFRGPTQPWRQTVPTGAPTMTCEARTADPVVSATYVERARRVPQSATAHSHLPERAHRHSPSGCAMVTGAG